Proteins found in one Corynebacterium canis genomic segment:
- a CDS encoding DUF2004 domain-containing protein, with protein MSSFHLPLFGSIAPGGFYEATTIIAGRPLTVRADFEETGELDHAVIAALTAFLSALEERVRAARQAITAGFAEDEDWAGVYIHHHLATTLIDAPATATPEQLARHLFPDCVWLSAAAEEPAIIDFTVGKQYTDCVLKVSFDATGSVTCITMES; from the coding sequence ATGTCCTCTTTTCACCTGCCGCTCTTTGGCTCAATCGCACCAGGCGGGTTTTATGAAGCCACCACAATCATTGCGGGTCGCCCCCTCACGGTCCGCGCCGATTTCGAAGAAACAGGCGAGCTCGACCATGCCGTGATTGCGGCGCTGACGGCCTTCCTATCGGCCTTGGAGGAGCGCGTGCGGGCGGCCCGGCAGGCGATCACGGCGGGCTTTGCGGAGGACGAGGACTGGGCGGGCGTCTATATCCACCATCACCTCGCAACGACGCTTATCGACGCCCCCGCCACCGCCACGCCCGAACAACTTGCGCGCCACTTGTTCCCCGATTGCGTGTGGCTGTCCGCGGCTGCGGAAGAACCCGCCATCATCGATTTCACGGTGGGCAAGCAATACACGGATTGCGTGCTTAAGGTGAGTTTCGATGCGACGGGTTCAGTCACCTGCATCACGATGGAAAGCTAA
- a CDS encoding multidrug ABC transporter permease, protein MNPFYTIRSEWIKLSTTKALLWTTLFFVVVGAGIPLLLGWNAGMPDVGYIDINMLPQGIYYFGFLSVIVQAIMVVTTEYRHNCVGVTFTATPQRILVLVCKWFLYTVIATAMTFVTLIGGIYGAKILAGSEVSKQVDVWNNEYLLRMLWAYPLVALLMVTFSMGIAMLVRQTAGAVAIMLSWFLGLETFVYFLPKYGPQISNHGPFSNLQAFLTQGNLTHTKWEYTGSLYYFIAWCVGLFILGMLSIRFRDV, encoded by the coding sequence GTGAATCCGTTCTACACAATACGATCTGAATGGATCAAACTCAGCACCACGAAAGCGCTGCTTTGGACCACCCTGTTCTTTGTGGTTGTGGGTGCCGGGATTCCGCTGCTTTTGGGGTGGAATGCCGGAATGCCCGATGTCGGATACATTGACATCAATATGCTGCCGCAGGGCATTTACTACTTTGGCTTTTTGTCCGTGATCGTGCAGGCGATCATGGTGGTGACCACCGAATACCGCCACAATTGCGTCGGGGTCACATTTACCGCCACGCCGCAGCGGATCTTGGTGTTGGTGTGCAAATGGTTCCTGTACACGGTGATAGCCACCGCAATGACCTTTGTAACGCTGATCGGCGGCATCTACGGCGCGAAGATCTTGGCGGGCAGCGAGGTAAGCAAGCAGGTAGACGTGTGGAACAACGAATACCTGCTCCGCATGCTCTGGGCGTATCCGCTGGTGGCGTTGCTGATGGTCACCTTCTCCATGGGCATAGCCATGCTGGTGCGCCAAACCGCCGGCGCGGTGGCGATCATGCTTTCGTGGTTCCTCGGCCTGGAAACCTTTGTGTACTTCCTGCCTAAATACGGGCCGCAGATCTCCAATCACGGGCCGTTTAGCAACCTGCAGGCCTTTCTTACCCAGGGCAACCTTACCCACACCAAGTGGGAATACACCGGATCCTTGTATTACTTCATTGCGTGGTGTGTCGGGTTGTTTATCCTTGGCATGCTTTCCATCAGATTCCGCGATGTTTAG
- a CDS encoding ABC transporter ATP-binding protein encodes MIEVKGLTKRYGRVTAVDNLSFAVKPGIVTGFLGPNGAGKSTTMRMILGLDRPTAGMALVNGKRYRSLRNPLREVGSLLDAKAVHPNRTAVNHLRWVAASNGIPKRRADEVLGIVGLSDVANKKAGKFSLGMGQRLGLATALLGDPGVLLLDEPVNGLDPEGIRWVRNFLKGLAAEGRTVMVSSHMLSEMALTADHLIVIGRGQLVADSSTYEFIKHSSQRSVVVRTPHVLEFAGVLEEEGVEFTQEEDEEGRLVYVIQDQTTDFVGNLAYSTQINVLELTERKASLEDAFMAMTGHAVEYQAKEQLR; translated from the coding sequence ATGATCGAAGTCAAAGGGCTGACTAAGCGGTACGGCCGAGTGACAGCCGTTGACAACCTGAGTTTTGCGGTAAAGCCAGGGATTGTCACCGGTTTTCTCGGGCCGAACGGCGCAGGTAAGTCCACTACAATGCGCATGATTCTCGGGCTGGATCGTCCCACCGCAGGGATGGCTCTGGTCAACGGGAAACGGTATCGCAGTTTGCGCAACCCATTGCGTGAGGTTGGGTCGCTACTAGATGCGAAAGCGGTGCACCCCAACCGCACCGCAGTCAACCACCTGCGCTGGGTCGCGGCGTCGAACGGAATACCGAAGCGCAGGGCGGATGAGGTGCTCGGCATCGTGGGCCTAAGCGACGTGGCCAATAAAAAAGCCGGTAAGTTTTCGCTGGGCATGGGGCAACGCCTCGGGTTGGCCACCGCGCTGCTCGGGGACCCCGGCGTATTGCTTCTCGACGAACCGGTCAACGGCCTCGACCCCGAAGGCATACGGTGGGTGCGTAATTTCCTGAAAGGGCTCGCGGCGGAGGGGCGAACCGTGATGGTGAGTTCCCACATGCTTTCAGAAATGGCGCTGACCGCGGATCACCTGATCGTGATCGGACGCGGGCAACTCGTGGCGGATTCTTCGACTTACGAATTTATCAAGCATTCCTCCCAACGATCCGTGGTGGTGCGCACCCCGCACGTGCTGGAATTCGCGGGGGTATTGGAAGAGGAAGGCGTGGAATTCACGCAGGAAGAAGACGAGGAAGGCCGGTTGGTATATGTGATTCAAGATCAAACCACCGATTTCGTGGGAAACCTTGCGTATTCTACGCAAATCAATGTGCTTGAGCTGACCGAGCGTAAAGCATCCCTCGAAGACGCCTTTATGGCAATGACGGGGCATGCCGTGGAATATCAGGCAAAGGAGCAGCTGCGGTGA
- a CDS encoding thiazole synthase — MDNLVIAGEEFSSRLIMGTGGAANQHILREALVASGTEMTTVAMRRVDAKTGTGMVRLLEELGIRALPNTAGCHTAAEAVLTAQLAREALHTNWIKLEVIADDRTLLPDGIELLDAAEQLVDDGFVVLPYTTDDPILARQLEEAGCAAVMPLAAPIGTGLGIQNPHNLSMITAAAKVPVICDAGIGTASDAALAMELGCSGVLLATAVTRADNPVQMATAMKHGVIAGREAYLAGRIPKRFWGRASSPKRDQ; from the coding sequence GTGGATAACCTGGTTATCGCTGGCGAGGAGTTTTCCTCCCGCCTTATTATGGGCACCGGCGGTGCGGCCAACCAGCACATTTTGCGTGAGGCCTTGGTGGCTTCCGGCACCGAAATGACCACCGTGGCCATGCGTCGCGTGGATGCGAAAACGGGCACGGGGATGGTTCGGCTGCTGGAGGAGCTGGGTATCCGCGCCCTTCCGAATACCGCAGGTTGCCACACCGCCGCCGAGGCCGTGCTCACCGCACAGTTGGCGCGCGAGGCATTGCACACCAATTGGATCAAATTGGAGGTGATCGCCGACGACCGCACGCTGCTGCCGGATGGCATTGAGCTTCTCGACGCCGCGGAACAGCTCGTGGACGACGGCTTTGTGGTGCTGCCCTACACCACCGACGACCCGATTCTGGCCCGCCAATTGGAGGAGGCCGGGTGTGCCGCGGTGATGCCCCTGGCGGCGCCGATCGGGACCGGGCTGGGGATCCAGAATCCGCATAACCTTTCGATGATTACGGCGGCCGCAAAGGTTCCCGTGATCTGCGATGCCGGCATTGGCACGGCTTCCGACGCCGCCCTGGCAATGGAACTCGGCTGCTCCGGCGTATTGCTGGCCACGGCCGTGACCCGCGCCGATAATCCGGTGCAAATGGCCACCGCTATGAAGCATGGGGTGATCGCCGGGCGGGAAGCATATTTGGCGGGTCGGATTCCGAAACGTTTTTGGGGTCGTGCTAGTTCCCCCAAACGCGACCAATGA
- the thiS gene encoding sulfur carrier protein ThiS, giving the protein MMDVELNGERRAVGEATSVRELVVELVGQERGVAVALDGTVFPRDRWDESLGELTPRAIDVLTAVQGG; this is encoded by the coding sequence ATGATGGATGTTGAACTCAACGGTGAGCGGCGAGCGGTGGGAGAGGCCACCAGCGTTCGCGAACTGGTGGTTGAACTAGTGGGCCAGGAGCGAGGTGTAGCTGTAGCCCTCGATGGAACCGTCTTCCCCCGCGACCGGTGGGACGAATCTCTCGGCGAATTGACCCCGCGCGCGATCGACGTATTGACGGCGGTGCAAGGTGGATAA
- the thiO gene encoding glycine oxidase ThiO encodes MNVSVIGGSIVGLACAYRLASAGCDVTMYAPEMPGTDGAGWVAGGMLGAYTEAWPGEQDMLFLGVAALDSWLHMGAELGGDMFTGEGTLITAVDEADAAEIATIREFVAGYYPDALRTVTRRELRVIEPSLRRGLRGGIVCDDECAVDNRIAMTSLARGCHELGVKWVRTVVEDVNEVPGERVVVAAGAGSEKLIGLPIREVKGEVLRLRRRSSSQEPPRRTIRARVHGRPVYLVPRDWGLAVGATEYEQGHDLEPTAGGVRQLLDDAALIFPGIDDYAFDEVIAGLRPYSPDNKPYIGAVDDRIIAACGHGRNGILLSALTADAVLAEIAGDPLPIMRLTDPHRFEKVEQ; translated from the coding sequence GTGAACGTAAGTGTCATCGGCGGTTCCATCGTCGGCTTGGCTTGTGCATACCGTCTAGCGAGCGCTGGATGTGACGTAACTATGTACGCTCCCGAGATGCCAGGTACCGACGGCGCAGGTTGGGTCGCTGGTGGCATGCTCGGCGCGTATACCGAGGCGTGGCCGGGGGAGCAGGACATGCTCTTCCTGGGCGTCGCTGCCCTGGATAGTTGGCTGCACATGGGGGCCGAACTGGGTGGCGATATGTTTACCGGTGAAGGCACGCTGATCACCGCCGTAGATGAAGCGGACGCGGCGGAGATTGCCACCATTAGGGAATTCGTTGCCGGCTACTACCCGGATGCGCTGCGCACGGTCACCCGCCGCGAGCTGCGCGTGATTGAGCCGAGCCTGCGCCGGGGTTTGCGCGGCGGCATTGTGTGCGACGATGAATGCGCCGTGGATAATCGAATCGCCATGACGTCGCTGGCGCGTGGCTGCCATGAGCTCGGCGTGAAATGGGTTCGCACCGTTGTCGAAGACGTGAACGAAGTGCCCGGCGAGCGCGTGGTCGTGGCCGCCGGCGCGGGCTCCGAAAAGTTGATCGGATTGCCCATCCGCGAGGTGAAGGGTGAGGTATTGCGCCTGCGCCGGCGTTCGTCCTCCCAGGAGCCGCCCCGCCGCACTATTCGCGCACGTGTGCACGGCCGTCCCGTGTATCTGGTGCCGCGCGATTGGGGGCTTGCCGTGGGCGCCACCGAATACGAACAGGGGCACGATTTAGAGCCCACCGCTGGGGGTGTTCGACAATTGCTTGACGACGCCGCGCTGATCTTCCCCGGCATCGACGATTACGCGTTCGACGAGGTAATTGCTGGTTTGCGTCCCTATTCTCCCGACAATAAGCCGTATATCGGTGCCGTGGATGACCGCATTATTGCCGCCTGCGGCCATGGCCGAAACGGTATTCTATTGTCGGCGCTTACGGCGGATGCGGTGCTCGCTGAAATCGCTGGAGACCCCCTCCCGATCATGCGCCTGACGGACCCGCACCGCTTTGAGAAAGTGGAACAATGA
- the thiE gene encoding thiamine phosphate synthase, which yields MDSATLYLVTDARRHVHGNNPRGLVELAESVCAAGVDIIQLRDKNSPGVAEFGAMEAAQELEFLAALREVCGRYGVRMAVNDRADIAYAAKADVFHVGQQDLPPDIAREILGPDVRIGRSCHSAADVDAALADPNVDYFCTGPVWATPTKPGRAAVGLELVRYAAQRTGGRREAEGESGKPWFAIGGIDLGSVGTTIAAGARRIVVVRAITEASNPAAAAQELQTAINQCTKEGQ from the coding sequence ATGGACTCCGCAACGCTGTATCTGGTAACTGATGCTCGGCGCCATGTGCATGGAAACAACCCTCGCGGACTCGTAGAACTCGCTGAGAGTGTGTGCGCCGCCGGCGTAGACATTATTCAGCTGCGCGATAAAAACTCCCCCGGGGTGGCGGAATTCGGGGCCATGGAGGCCGCGCAGGAACTGGAATTTCTTGCAGCATTGCGGGAAGTATGCGGCCGCTACGGGGTCCGCATGGCCGTGAACGATCGCGCCGATATCGCCTACGCGGCCAAGGCGGATGTGTTTCACGTGGGGCAACAAGACCTCCCCCCGGATATCGCACGGGAAATCCTCGGGCCGGACGTGCGCATCGGCAGATCGTGCCACAGCGCCGCCGATGTGGATGCCGCCCTGGCGGACCCGAACGTGGACTATTTTTGCACCGGCCCCGTGTGGGCCACCCCCACCAAGCCGGGGCGCGCCGCGGTAGGGCTGGAGCTGGTGCGGTACGCGGCGCAGCGGACGGGTGGGCGTCGAGAAGCGGAAGGGGAGTCCGGCAAGCCGTGGTTTGCTATCGGCGGCATCGACTTAGGGAGTGTCGGTACCACCATCGCCGCAGGTGCCCGGCGTATTGTTGTTGTTCGGGCAATTACTGAAGCTTCTAATCCAGCCGCTGCGGCCCAGGAACTTCAAACTGCAATCAATCAATGTACTAAGGAGGGGCAGTGA
- a CDS encoding glutamate ABC transporter substrate-binding protein → MKRLFSVLWCVALLAACTANDPPQVERTWVALAPLPLPPGAVIEEPGQAYRPMSREFLGSFRPDHRTPEERVPQILARGRIIVGVDQSQYLLSFRDPSTGELRGFEVELAKEIAQDIFGDPNRVEFRFVDSTDRIRALESGQVDIVVQSMTITRTRQDQVAFSTPYFTAQTRILTLVHAEVHSSKDLAGKTVCVTDQSTGLDTARREAPESRILKVRNWSDCLVALQQNQAVAVISDDAILSGIAAQDPYTRILDEVLREETYGVAVAKPGTRHDTLGLIRQVNFTIERIQRDNTWWKMYRQWLEPYQTTPGPPPTNYREE, encoded by the coding sequence GTGAAACGTTTGTTCAGCGTGTTATGGTGCGTCGCACTCCTTGCCGCGTGCACCGCCAACGATCCCCCACAAGTGGAGCGAACCTGGGTGGCCCTGGCACCGCTGCCGCTACCGCCGGGGGCGGTCATCGAGGAGCCCGGGCAGGCATACCGGCCGATGTCGCGGGAATTCCTGGGATCCTTCCGCCCGGATCACCGCACCCCCGAGGAACGCGTCCCGCAGATCCTCGCGCGCGGCCGCATTATCGTCGGCGTGGATCAATCCCAATACCTGCTGAGTTTCCGCGACCCCAGCACCGGCGAGCTGCGCGGTTTCGAGGTGGAACTCGCAAAAGAAATAGCGCAAGATATCTTCGGCGATCCGAATCGCGTGGAGTTTCGGTTCGTGGATTCCACCGACCGAATCCGCGCGCTGGAATCCGGGCAGGTGGATATCGTGGTGCAATCCATGACCATTACCCGGACGCGGCAGGACCAGGTGGCGTTTTCCACCCCGTACTTCACGGCCCAAACACGCATCCTGACGCTTGTCCATGCGGAAGTGCACTCCTCCAAGGACTTGGCCGGGAAAACGGTGTGCGTAACGGATCAGTCCACGGGATTAGACACGGCGCGTCGAGAAGCACCTGAAAGCCGCATCCTCAAGGTGCGGAACTGGTCGGACTGCCTCGTTGCCCTCCAACAAAACCAGGCGGTGGCGGTAATCTCCGACGATGCCATCCTCTCCGGCATCGCCGCCCAAGACCCCTACACGCGCATCCTCGATGAAGTACTCCGGGAGGAAACCTACGGCGTGGCCGTGGCCAAGCCTGGGACCAGGCACGACACGTTGGGGCTAATACGGCAAGTCAATTTCACGATTGAACGTATACAACGCGATAACACGTGGTGGAAAATGTACCGCCAGTGGTTGGAGCCGTATCAAACCACGCCAGGGCCGCCGCCCACGAATTACCGGGAGGAATGA
- a CDS encoding serine/threonine protein kinase: MMAEPRTELTSEARTEPTSAACTEAVPFDPFADDEDDDHEVTVGIPVDSSTRARKEALTTFRERRGKNRTQRAVADGMVHLPFVEPTNPASALIEPGDEFDPPLLQRGDVVAGQYEVLGVLAHGGLGWIYLANDRNVSGRVVVLKGLAQSLAAHDRAVADAEREFLADITHPGIIKIFNFIDDPRGDLIVMEYAPGPSLRNRRRDGVISPDIAIGYVLEILPALEYLHSRGVVYNDLKPDNIIITEDQVKLIDLGAVSGIASFGYIYGTKGFQAPEVAQVGPSVASDIYTVGRTLASLICDLPLEDGAFAPGIPSPSDEPLFRRYLSLYRLLVRATDPDPAKRFRNVRELKTQLYGVLREILAVRDGRQFPAQYSLFSPQRTTFGTKHTVFRTDQLIDGIARTVRITPPEIVAALPVPLLDTTDPGAHMLSGYSYAEPHEALETIRQAMEEYPTSTEIPLGMVRALLDLGLTSEARAMLSTLDRLSSDWRHQWYSGITDLLLDDYEAAQEHFNNVLNILPGEPAPKLALAVVDELLLQQAGLDQTPLLDAATIKAAQLLSDTSDDTPHLNCVDSTWSHLTREPAALRFHAMRLYNLVWATNPTTISSAFGLTRMLMAEGQVEQAVAALDSVPQPSRHQRMAKLTTILHLVSGPPEKLTESRIRRAARRLEEIPTNEPRFLQIKIAVMNAALNWLRAADLDCAAATGDLFDVPFTQRGLRTGISESLRLQARSSPFPRHRYALVDMANTVRPTTWF; encoded by the coding sequence ATGATGGCTGAACCCCGCACCGAACTCACCAGCGAAGCGCGCACCGAGCCGACCAGCGCGGCGTGCACCGAAGCGGTCCCGTTCGACCCATTCGCCGACGATGAAGACGATGACCATGAGGTCACAGTAGGCATCCCTGTAGACTCCTCCACCCGCGCCCGCAAGGAAGCCCTCACCACCTTCCGCGAGCGGCGCGGCAAAAACCGCACGCAGCGAGCGGTGGCGGATGGCATGGTGCACCTGCCGTTCGTGGAACCCACCAATCCGGCGAGCGCCTTGATCGAACCTGGTGACGAATTCGATCCGCCGTTATTGCAGCGCGGCGACGTCGTGGCCGGGCAATACGAAGTCCTCGGCGTGCTGGCGCACGGGGGCCTAGGCTGGATCTACCTGGCGAACGACCGCAACGTGTCCGGGCGCGTCGTCGTATTGAAAGGGCTCGCCCAATCCTTGGCCGCGCACGACCGCGCCGTGGCCGACGCCGAGCGGGAATTCTTGGCGGATATTACGCACCCCGGGATTATTAAAATCTTTAACTTTATCGATGATCCCAGGGGCGACCTCATCGTTATGGAATACGCCCCAGGGCCGTCCCTGCGCAACCGCCGCCGCGACGGGGTGATCAGCCCGGACATCGCCATCGGCTATGTGCTGGAGATTCTGCCGGCGCTGGAATACCTCCACTCCCGCGGGGTGGTGTACAACGACCTAAAGCCGGACAACATTATTATCACCGAAGACCAGGTGAAGCTCATCGACCTCGGCGCGGTATCGGGCATCGCTTCCTTCGGATATATTTACGGCACCAAGGGCTTCCAAGCGCCGGAGGTGGCGCAGGTGGGGCCGTCGGTGGCTTCGGACATTTACACGGTGGGGCGGACCTTGGCCTCGCTGATCTGCGATCTGCCGCTGGAAGACGGCGCGTTTGCCCCGGGGATCCCCTCGCCCAGCGACGAACCGTTATTCCGCCGCTACCTGAGCTTGTACCGGCTGCTGGTGCGGGCGACGGACCCGGATCCGGCGAAGCGATTCCGCAACGTGCGGGAGCTCAAAACCCAGCTATACGGGGTGCTGCGGGAAATCCTGGCCGTGCGCGATGGCCGGCAATTCCCGGCGCAATACTCGCTGTTTTCCCCACAACGTACCACCTTTGGCACCAAGCACACGGTGTTCCGCACGGACCAGCTTATCGACGGCATCGCCCGCACCGTCCGCATCACCCCGCCCGAAATCGTTGCCGCGCTCCCAGTGCCGCTGCTGGATACCACCGACCCGGGCGCGCATATGCTCAGCGGCTATTCCTATGCGGAGCCGCACGAAGCGTTGGAAACCATCCGCCAGGCCATGGAGGAATACCCGACCAGCACGGAAATCCCCCTGGGCATGGTGCGCGCGCTGTTGGACCTGGGGTTGACTTCTGAGGCGCGCGCGATGTTGAGCACGCTCGATCGGCTGAGCAGCGATTGGCGGCACCAGTGGTACTCGGGCATCACCGACCTGCTTTTGGACGATTACGAGGCCGCCCAGGAGCATTTTAATAATGTGCTCAATATCCTTCCCGGTGAGCCCGCCCCTAAGCTTGCGCTCGCCGTGGTCGATGAATTGCTGCTGCAACAGGCTGGGCTGGACCAAACGCCGCTTCTCGACGCCGCGACCATCAAGGCCGCGCAGCTCCTCTCCGACACCTCCGATGACACGCCGCACTTGAATTGCGTGGATTCCACCTGGTCGCACCTCACCCGGGAACCCGCCGCCCTGCGCTTTCACGCCATGCGGCTGTATAACCTCGTGTGGGCGACGAATCCCACGACCATTTCCTCCGCCTTCGGGCTTACCCGCATGCTGATGGCGGAAGGGCAGGTAGAGCAGGCGGTGGCCGCATTGGATAGCGTGCCGCAGCCGTCGCGCCACCAGCGCATGGCCAAATTGACCACCATCTTGCACCTGGTTTCTGGGCCCCCGGAAAAACTCACCGAATCCCGGATCCGCCGCGCGGCGCGCCGGTTGGAGGAAATCCCCACCAACGAGCCGCGATTCCTGCAGATCAAGATCGCGGTCATGAACGCCGCGCTGAACTGGTTGCGGGCCGCAGACCTCGATTGCGCCGCGGCGACCGGCGATCTCTTCGATGTGCCCTTTACCCAGCGCGGATTGCGCACGGGGATCTCGGAAAGCCTCCGGCTGCAGGCCCGATCCTCGCCCTTCCCCCGGCACCGGTACGCCCTGGTTGACATGGCCAACACCGTGCGCCCCACCACCTGGTTCTAG
- a CDS encoding acetate kinase, whose protein sequence is MSALVLVLNSGSSSIKFQLVDPKKHAKDEPFASGLVEQIGEPNGRVTLKYEGEKYFTEAPILDHSVGLAMAFDLMTAHGCGPSDVEIVAVGHRVVHGGILFSQPELITDEIMNMVRDLIPLAPLHNPANIDGIEVARAILPDVPHVAVFDTGFFHSMPPAAALYAINAEVAVNHGVRRYGFHGTSHEYVSQHVPAMLDMPAEAVNQITLHLGNGASAAAIRGGKAVDTSMGMTPLAGLVMGTRSGDIDPGIVFHLHRSAGMSIDEIDELLNRKSGVKGISGVNDFRELARLIEEENQDAWLAYNVYIHQLRRYIGSYMIALGRVNAITFTAGVGENAANVRADALAGLEGFGIKIDPQRNALPNDGAREISTDDSQVKVFVIPTNEELAIARKAMKIATQ, encoded by the coding sequence ATGTCTGCACTCGTGTTGGTGCTGAACTCCGGCTCCTCCTCTATTAAGTTCCAGCTGGTAGACCCGAAGAAGCACGCCAAGGACGAGCCCTTCGCCTCCGGCCTTGTGGAACAGATCGGCGAACCGAACGGCCGCGTTACCCTGAAGTACGAGGGCGAAAAATACTTTACGGAGGCGCCGATCCTGGATCACTCCGTGGGCCTCGCAATGGCGTTCGATCTGATGACGGCGCACGGGTGCGGCCCCTCCGATGTGGAGATCGTGGCCGTCGGCCACCGCGTGGTGCACGGCGGCATCCTGTTTTCCCAGCCGGAGCTGATCACGGACGAGATCATGAATATGGTCCGCGACCTGATCCCGCTCGCCCCGCTGCACAATCCCGCCAATATCGATGGCATCGAGGTGGCGCGCGCGATCCTGCCGGACGTCCCGCACGTAGCTGTGTTCGATACCGGTTTCTTCCATTCCATGCCGCCGGCAGCCGCGCTCTACGCCATTAACGCCGAGGTGGCCGTGAACCACGGCGTGCGCCGCTACGGTTTCCACGGCACCAGCCACGAGTATGTGTCCCAGCATGTTCCCGCGATGTTGGATATGCCCGCCGAGGCGGTGAACCAGATCACCCTGCACCTGGGCAATGGCGCTTCCGCCGCCGCGATTCGGGGCGGCAAGGCCGTGGATACCTCGATGGGCATGACCCCGCTCGCGGGCCTAGTCATGGGCACCCGTTCCGGCGATATCGACCCCGGCATCGTGTTTCACCTGCACCGTAGCGCCGGGATGAGCATCGATGAAATCGACGAATTGCTGAACCGCAAGTCCGGCGTCAAGGGCATTTCCGGCGTCAACGATTTCCGCGAGCTCGCACGCCTGATCGAAGAGGAGAATCAGGACGCGTGGCTGGCGTACAACGTGTACATTCACCAATTGCGCCGCTATATTGGCTCCTACATGATTGCTTTGGGGCGCGTCAACGCCATTACCTTCACCGCCGGCGTGGGCGAGAACGCGGCGAACGTGCGTGCCGACGCCCTGGCTGGCCTCGAGGGCTTCGGCATCAAGATCGACCCACAACGCAACGCCCTTCCTAATGATGGCGCGCGCGAAATCTCCACCGATGATTCCCAGGTGAAGGTATTTGTGATTCCCACCAACGAGGAATTGGCCATCGCCCGCAAGGCGATGAAGATCGCCACCCAATAA
- the pta gene encoding phosphate acetyltransferase, with protein MTHSAPSILLTALGRGLDTAAAQAFGLPVRPLVRGNADIADVVADAAPEPVVYIGTGNLNFDAQCGAALGVPLAILSEPGVAADLTLREAESLGAVVAGIAADPEELARVSAGVTATQVMSAVVFEHWLLERARQTRAHIVLPEGDDDRILQAADQLLAKNVCELTILGEPERVLARAEELGLDLSAAHLSNPLTDPRAEEFAQDFAELRKSKGVTLEEARETMKDISYYATMMIHKGLADGMVSGAAHTTAHTIKPSFQIIKTQPGTSVVSSIFLMVMRGRLWAFGDCAVNPNPTAEQLGEIAVVSACTAAQFGIDPRVAILSYSTGTSGTGPDVDRAAAAVAAARKLDPEVLVDGPLQFDAACDPGVAAKKLPESEVAGRANVFIFPDLEAGNIGYKTAQRTGHALAVGPILQGLNKPVNDLSRGATVPDIVNTVAITAIQAGGK; from the coding sequence GTGACACATTCCGCACCCTCCATCCTGTTAACGGCGCTTGGTCGTGGCTTAGATACAGCAGCCGCCCAAGCTTTCGGTTTGCCGGTCCGACCCCTCGTCCGCGGTAATGCCGACATCGCCGACGTGGTTGCCGACGCCGCGCCGGAACCCGTCGTATATATAGGCACAGGTAACCTCAACTTCGACGCCCAATGTGGTGCCGCACTCGGGGTACCCTTAGCAATCTTGAGCGAACCGGGGGTCGCGGCTGACCTTACTCTCCGCGAGGCCGAATCTTTGGGTGCAGTGGTGGCGGGGATCGCCGCGGATCCGGAAGAATTAGCACGTGTGAGCGCCGGCGTCACCGCGACCCAGGTCATGAGCGCCGTTGTGTTCGAACATTGGTTGCTGGAGCGGGCGCGGCAGACGCGGGCGCATATCGTGCTGCCGGAGGGCGATGACGATCGTATCCTGCAGGCCGCGGACCAGCTGTTGGCCAAGAACGTGTGTGAGCTCACCATTTTGGGCGAGCCGGAGCGGGTGCTGGCGCGCGCCGAGGAGCTTGGCTTGGACCTTTCCGCCGCGCACCTTTCGAACCCACTTACGGATCCGCGCGCGGAGGAGTTCGCACAAGATTTTGCGGAGCTGCGGAAGTCCAAGGGGGTGACGTTGGAGGAGGCGCGGGAGACCATGAAGGATATTTCCTATTACGCCACCATGATGATTCATAAGGGGCTTGCAGACGGCATGGTTTCCGGTGCCGCCCACACCACGGCGCACACGATTAAGCCGAGCTTCCAGATTATTAAGACGCAGCCGGGGACCTCCGTGGTTTCTTCCATCTTCCTTATGGTGATGCGGGGCCGCCTGTGGGCCTTCGGCGACTGCGCCGTAAACCCCAATCCGACCGCCGAACAGCTTGGCGAAATCGCCGTGGTCTCTGCATGCACAGCTGCGCAATTTGGCATCGACCCGCGGGTGGCCATCCTCAGCTATTCCACCGGCACATCCGGAACCGGGCCCGACGTTGATCGCGCCGCCGCCGCCGTTGCAGCCGCACGCAAGCTCGACCCCGAGGTGCTTGTCGACGGCCCCTTGCAGTTCGACGCTGCGTGCGACCCAGGCGTGGCCGCCAAGAAGCTGCCGGAATCTGAAGTGGCCGGGCGTGCGAACGTGTTTATCTTCCCGGATTTGGAGGCCGGCAATATCGGCTATAAGACCGCGCAGCGTACCGGCCATGCGTTGGCCGTTGGCCCGATCCTGCAGGGTTTGAACAAGCCTGTGAATGACCTGTCCCGCGGCGCCACCGTGCCGGACATTGTGAACACCGTTGCGATTACGGCGATCCAGGCTGGGGGTAAGTAA